The following are encoded together in the Capsulimonas corticalis genome:
- a CDS encoding PadR family transcriptional regulator, translating to MFGSGWEGRGGGGRHGRDRHGFGGFGRGPGRPERPLEQGDLRWLVLDLIAVQPRHGYEIIKAIEEMMNGHYTPSPGVIYPTLTFLEETGSIASESQATKKLYSVTDEGRAALEANAEAIQAIRARIEGARMRFGGPPAPEMGRAMDNLRAAIQVRLSKGELSPESLAAITAALDRAASEIERS from the coding sequence ATGTTTGGCAGCGGATGGGAAGGGCGAGGCGGCGGCGGACGCCATGGACGGGATCGCCATGGATTTGGCGGTTTTGGCCGAGGGCCGGGCCGGCCGGAGCGGCCTTTAGAGCAGGGAGATCTTCGCTGGCTCGTCCTCGATCTTATCGCCGTCCAGCCCCGGCATGGCTACGAGATTATCAAGGCGATCGAAGAGATGATGAACGGGCACTATACGCCAAGCCCGGGCGTCATCTATCCCACGCTGACATTCCTGGAAGAAACGGGATCGATCGCCAGCGAATCGCAGGCGACCAAAAAGCTCTACAGCGTCACCGATGAGGGCCGCGCCGCGCTCGAAGCCAACGCCGAAGCGATACAGGCGATACGCGCCCGGATCGAGGGCGCGCGCATGCGTTTCGGCGGTCCTCCGGCGCCGGAAATGGGACGCGCCATGGACAACCTGCGCGCCGCCATTCAAGTGCGTCTGTCCAAAGGCGAGCTTTCGCCCGAATCCCTCGCCGCCATCACCGCCGCGCTCGACCGCGCGGCGAGCGAGATCGAACGCAGCTGA
- a CDS encoding MFS transporter has protein sequence MRGAFRSLTSFNYRMWAGGAIVSNVGTWMQRTAQDWVVLTQLTHHNATAVGVVMALQFGPQVLLLPLTGFAADHLDRRKLLIATQAAMGTLALGLGLLTVAGLVHLWHVYVFALLLGCVTAFDAPARQTFVSELVGEADLSNAVALNSTSFNAARMIGPAIAGVLIANVGSGWVFLINAASFAAVIVSLCLLRVHELHRGNKAPRTRGGLAEGFRYVWKRPDLKAILLMLFLIGTFGVNFPIFISTMSVTVFHAGASRYGLLTSIMAVGSVTGALLSARREKPRVELLLAGAAVFGFGFALAAVMPSYWLFGLTLALIGVSAQTFTTTAISTVQLATEPVMRGRVMAILLAIALGGTPIGAPIVGRVADAFGPRWALCIGAASGFAAAIVGLFYLTKHRNLRVRFDAGRIRVRFDDQILTPQELPVL, from the coding sequence ATGCGCGGCGCCTTTCGCTCGCTGACGAGCTTCAATTACCGTATGTGGGCCGGCGGGGCGATCGTGTCCAATGTGGGAACATGGATGCAGCGCACCGCCCAGGACTGGGTCGTCCTCACCCAGCTGACGCACCACAACGCCACCGCCGTCGGCGTGGTGATGGCGCTTCAGTTCGGACCACAGGTCCTCCTGCTGCCGCTGACGGGGTTCGCCGCCGATCATCTCGACCGGCGGAAGCTGCTCATCGCCACCCAGGCGGCGATGGGAACCCTGGCGCTCGGGCTGGGGCTGCTGACCGTCGCCGGTCTTGTCCACCTGTGGCACGTATATGTGTTCGCGCTTCTGCTGGGATGCGTCACCGCGTTCGATGCGCCCGCGCGCCAGACGTTTGTCTCGGAGCTGGTCGGCGAGGCGGATCTGTCGAACGCGGTGGCGCTGAACTCCACATCGTTCAACGCCGCGCGGATGATCGGCCCCGCCATCGCCGGCGTCCTCATCGCCAACGTAGGCTCCGGGTGGGTCTTCCTGATCAACGCCGCGTCATTTGCCGCCGTGATCGTCTCGCTCTGTCTTCTGCGCGTCCATGAGCTCCATCGGGGCAATAAAGCGCCGCGAACACGCGGCGGTCTCGCCGAAGGCTTCCGCTATGTCTGGAAGCGTCCGGATCTGAAAGCCATCCTTCTGATGCTATTTCTGATCGGCACATTCGGCGTCAACTTTCCGATCTTCATTTCCACGATGTCGGTCACCGTGTTTCACGCGGGAGCGAGCCGATACGGCCTGCTGACGTCGATCATGGCGGTGGGCTCGGTAACCGGCGCGCTTCTCTCCGCCCGGCGAGAGAAGCCCCGGGTCGAACTGCTGCTCGCCGGCGCCGCAGTCTTCGGCTTCGGCTTCGCGCTGGCGGCGGTCATGCCTAGCTACTGGCTCTTCGGTCTCACGCTCGCGCTCATCGGCGTATCCGCGCAGACCTTCACCACGACCGCGATCAGCACGGTGCAGCTCGCGACCGAACCCGTCATGCGCGGCCGCGTGATGGCGATCCTCCTCGCCATCGCTCTGGGCGGAACCCCGATCGGCGCTCCCATTGTTGGACGCGTCGCGGATGCATTCGGCCCGCGCTGGGCGCTCTGCATCGGCGCCGCCTCGGGCTTTGCCGCCGCGATCGTCGGCCTGTTCTATCTGACAAAACACCGAAACCTGCGCGTCCGCTTCGACGCCGGCCGCATCCGGGTCCGGTTCGACGACCAAATTCTCACTCCGCAAGAACTCCCTGTCCTCTAA